The following coding sequences are from one Mytilus trossulus isolate FHL-02 chromosome 8, PNRI_Mtr1.1.1.hap1, whole genome shotgun sequence window:
- the LOC134727723 gene encoding zinc finger BED domain-containing protein 4-like, whose amino-acid sequence MDIECYKKLFNSPEHHVDKDWNLQSNVLVTREMPERHTGENLAERLKSTISEFELDGKIVSSVHDNARNMNCASEKCDFDDMRCFGHTIQLCIKPCLEIPAIAKLTSRARKLVGHFKHSTTITAEMRKRQKLFGLRQNELIQDVVTRWNSTQLMIERLCEQRRVITDVMLDTTVTRKCDTHMLLKDHEWDYLVEISAVLKQMSHVTTYMCLEKDVSASVMLPIVNGLLKKHLKNSEEDSALAHKMKASISEELITRFKPYDIETASTQHALASLLDPRHRTLNFFSPEQKKVAIEMLESKLDDVPLKPAVKTS is encoded by the coding sequence ATGGACATCGAATGCTACAAAAAGCTTTTTAACAGTCCAGAACATCACGTTGACAAAGACTGGAATTTACAGTCAAATGTGCTTGTTACTCGTGAAATGCCTGAACGCCATACAGGCGAAAATCTTGCTGAACGACTGAAATCTACAATTTCAGAGTTTGAATTGGACGGTAAAATTGTGAGTTCTGTACATGACAATGCTAGGAACATGAATTGTGCATCAGAGAAATGTGACTTTGACGATATGAGATGCTTTGGTCATACCATTCAGCTTTGCATTAAACCATGCTTGGAAATACCCGCTATTGCCAAACTTACTTCACGTGCTCGTAAGTTAGTGGGACATTTCAAGCATTCAACTACAATAACTGCAGAAATGAGGAAAAGACAAAAGTTGTTCGGACTAAGACAGAACGAACTTATACAAGACGTAGTTACGAGATGGAATTCGACTCAGCTAATGATTGAACGCCTATGTGAACAACGCAGAGTTATTACGGATGTAATGCTAGATACAACTGTTACTAGGAAATGTGACACACATATGCTTCTCAAAGATCATGAGTGGGATTATCTGGTTGAAATTTCCGCAGTATTGAAGCAAATGTCTCATGTTACAACATACATGTGTCTGGAAAAGGACGTATCAGCCTCTGTAATGCTTCCTATTGTCAACGGACTCTTAAAAAAACACCTAAAAAACTCTGAAGAGGATAGTGCTCTTGCGCATAAAATGAAAGCAAGTATTTCGGAAGAACTCATCACCCGCTTTAAACCGTATGACATTGAAACTGCATCTACACAGCATGCTTTAGCGTCCTTACTTGATCCGAGGCATAGAACACTTAACTTTTTCTCCCCAGAACAAAAAAAAGTCGCCATTGAAATGTTAGAGTCCAAGTTAGACGATGTGCCATTAAAGCCCGCAGTTAAAACGTCATGA